From a single Hemibagrus wyckioides isolate EC202008001 linkage group LG27, SWU_Hwy_1.0, whole genome shotgun sequence genomic region:
- the LOC131347711 gene encoding cytokine receptor common subunit beta-like isoform X2: MKTHIPSPASAIFLWVWCSTFPPTHGTAACPNLGPSAAESPALESLACRNDYITHIRCSWTEVNGLPLSLFHLDEDEHRVSACVPGPPTAQNASGVKRSQCRYNTSLFAIGFDDVFFFYTPHAQGLSGSVRLTRHGNITADWTDVQLVSKPSSTHTFNPRTSHQTAGELREDDRKSLTVTQNQRTNNGLNVMSSTGALPGPFNLQCVYDGEREVKCKWQMMKELAHSELCCTGLDAAAAADDDEAIVKFSCSFSIPEAETLLLALHTHPRTKVFQSHKHIEPPAPVDMRVELMGDDWVLNWTLPKYRTIPITSEFRYWSSTSPELAETLRLHPGVSVCVIAESSLRSSTSYLAQVRCSVSPQRGQGSRYAGYPSDWTKPVHWTTRAAPASVSVWMYFLLSVSVIVALILMYLILLAFRRRFRVWEVSLPSPFKSKLMETVCQVHTEELLCYAEMDDPCLSRVCVLENVQLNLHKVDQGHDDVTMLHAAFCDGTNHYTSQEGRAASEFTTLMWHCPSFPPCSEHTGFEALMCDDRLTLLTSASQNTLHPCSEGYQRNPALSSSDV, translated from the exons AATCTCCTGCTCTGGAGTCATTGGCATGCCGTAAcgactacatcacacacatccgCTGTAGCTGGACAGAAGTCAACggtcttcctctttctcttttccaccTGGACGAGGATGAGCACAG AGTGTCGGCCTGTGTCCCCGGTCCTCCGACGGCCCAGAATGCATCGGGAGTAAAGAGATCACAGTGTCGATACAACACTTCGCTGTTTGCCATCGGCTTCGATGATGTGTTCTTCTTTTACACGCCGCACGCTCAGGGCCTTTCAGGAAGCGTGAGGCTCACACGGCACG GAAACATCACAGCAGACTGGACAGATGTTCAGCTGGTCTCGAAACCGTCCTCGACTCACACCTTTAACCCGAGAACTTCACATCAGACC GCTGGTGAACTGAGAGAGGACGACAGGAAGAGTCTGACCGTGACGCAGAACCAAAGAACAAACAACGGTTTGAATGTCATGAGTTCGACAG gtgccCTCCCTGGCCCTTTtaacctgcagtgtgtgtatgacggCGAGCGTGAGGTGAAGTGCAAGTGGCAGATGATGAAAGAACTGGCACA cTCTGAGTTGTGTTGCACTGGATtagatgctgctgctgctgctgatgatgatgaagctatCGTGAAGTTCTCCTGTTCATTCTCTATACCTGAAGCCGAAACGCTGCTCCTGGCTCTCCATACACACCCCAGGACCAAAGTCTTCCAGTCGCACAAACACA ttgaaCCTCCAGCTCCAGTGGACATGCGTGTTGAGTTGATGGGAGACGACTGGGTCCTGAATTGGACTCTTCCTAAATATCGGACCATCCCAATAACCTCTGAGTTTAGATACTGGAGCAGCACCTCaccc GAGTTAGCCGAGACGCTTCGCCTCCATCCaggtgtgagcgtgtgtgtcatAGCGGAAAGTTCTCTGCGTTCTTCCACCAGTTACCTTGCTCAGGTGCGCTGCAGCGTGAGTCCACAGAGGGGTCAAGGGTCACGGTATGCTGGCTATCCTTCAGACTGGACCAAACCTGTTCACTGGACCACACGGGCAG ctccagCATCAGTTTCAGTCTGGATGTATTTCCTCTTGTCAGTGAGTGTGATCGTGGCCCTCATACTTATGTACCTCATTTTGCTGGCATTtcgcag gagGTTTAGAGTGTGGGAGGTGTCTCTTCCCTCTCCTTTCAAGAGTAAACTGATGGAGACAGTTTGCcag GTTCACACTGAGGAGCTGCTCTGTTACGCGGAGATGGATGATCCCTGTCTGAGCCGAGTGTGTGTCCTGGAGAACGTACAGCTGAATCTCCACAAAGT TGATCAGGGACATGATGACGTCACAATGCTCCATGCTGCTTTCTGCGATGGAACGAACCACTACACTTCCCAAGAGGGGAGAGCTGCGTCTGAATTTACTACACTAATGTGGCACTGCCCTTCATTTCCACCATGTTCTGAGCACACAGGATTTGAAGCTTTAATGTGCGATGACAGACTTACTCTCCTCACCTCTGCTTCCCAAAATACTCTTCATCCATGCTCAGAAGGATACCAGCGGAACCCTGCGTTGTCTTCTTCAGATGTTTAA
- the LOC131347711 gene encoding cytokine receptor common subunit beta-like isoform X1, which produces MKTHIPSPASAIFLWVWCSTFPPTHGTAACPNLGPSAAESPALESLACRNDYITHIRCSWTEVNGLPLSLFHLDEDEHRVSACVPGPPTAQNASGVKRSQCRYNTSLFAIGFDDVFFFYTPHAQGLSGSVRLTRHGNITADWTDVQLVSKPSSTHTFNPRTSHQTAGELREDDRKSLTVTQNQRTNNGLNVMSSTGALPGPFNLQCVYDGEREVKCKWQMMKELAQYVIYNLSYRTHLHATSELCCTGLDAAAAADDDEAIVKFSCSFSIPEAETLLLALHTHPRTKVFQSHKHIEPPAPVDMRVELMGDDWVLNWTLPKYRTIPITSEFRYWSSTSPELAETLRLHPGVSVCVIAESSLRSSTSYLAQVRCSVSPQRGQGSRYAGYPSDWTKPVHWTTRAAPASVSVWMYFLLSVSVIVALILMYLILLAFRRRFRVWEVSLPSPFKSKLMETVCQVHTEELLCYAEMDDPCLSRVCVLENVQLNLHKVDQGHDDVTMLHAAFCDGTNHYTSQEGRAASEFTTLMWHCPSFPPCSEHTGFEALMCDDRLTLLTSASQNTLHPCSEGYQRNPALSSSDV; this is translated from the exons AATCTCCTGCTCTGGAGTCATTGGCATGCCGTAAcgactacatcacacacatccgCTGTAGCTGGACAGAAGTCAACggtcttcctctttctcttttccaccTGGACGAGGATGAGCACAG AGTGTCGGCCTGTGTCCCCGGTCCTCCGACGGCCCAGAATGCATCGGGAGTAAAGAGATCACAGTGTCGATACAACACTTCGCTGTTTGCCATCGGCTTCGATGATGTGTTCTTCTTTTACACGCCGCACGCTCAGGGCCTTTCAGGAAGCGTGAGGCTCACACGGCACG GAAACATCACAGCAGACTGGACAGATGTTCAGCTGGTCTCGAAACCGTCCTCGACTCACACCTTTAACCCGAGAACTTCACATCAGACC GCTGGTGAACTGAGAGAGGACGACAGGAAGAGTCTGACCGTGACGCAGAACCAAAGAACAAACAACGGTTTGAATGTCATGAGTTCGACAG gtgccCTCCCTGGCCCTTTtaacctgcagtgtgtgtatgacggCGAGCGTGAGGTGAAGTGCAAGTGGCAGATGATGAAAGAACTGGCACAGTACGTCATCTACAACCTGTCATATCGCACACATCTTCATGCaac cTCTGAGTTGTGTTGCACTGGATtagatgctgctgctgctgctgatgatgatgaagctatCGTGAAGTTCTCCTGTTCATTCTCTATACCTGAAGCCGAAACGCTGCTCCTGGCTCTCCATACACACCCCAGGACCAAAGTCTTCCAGTCGCACAAACACA ttgaaCCTCCAGCTCCAGTGGACATGCGTGTTGAGTTGATGGGAGACGACTGGGTCCTGAATTGGACTCTTCCTAAATATCGGACCATCCCAATAACCTCTGAGTTTAGATACTGGAGCAGCACCTCaccc GAGTTAGCCGAGACGCTTCGCCTCCATCCaggtgtgagcgtgtgtgtcatAGCGGAAAGTTCTCTGCGTTCTTCCACCAGTTACCTTGCTCAGGTGCGCTGCAGCGTGAGTCCACAGAGGGGTCAAGGGTCACGGTATGCTGGCTATCCTTCAGACTGGACCAAACCTGTTCACTGGACCACACGGGCAG ctccagCATCAGTTTCAGTCTGGATGTATTTCCTCTTGTCAGTGAGTGTGATCGTGGCCCTCATACTTATGTACCTCATTTTGCTGGCATTtcgcag gagGTTTAGAGTGTGGGAGGTGTCTCTTCCCTCTCCTTTCAAGAGTAAACTGATGGAGACAGTTTGCcag GTTCACACTGAGGAGCTGCTCTGTTACGCGGAGATGGATGATCCCTGTCTGAGCCGAGTGTGTGTCCTGGAGAACGTACAGCTGAATCTCCACAAAGT TGATCAGGGACATGATGACGTCACAATGCTCCATGCTGCTTTCTGCGATGGAACGAACCACTACACTTCCCAAGAGGGGAGAGCTGCGTCTGAATTTACTACACTAATGTGGCACTGCCCTTCATTTCCACCATGTTCTGAGCACACAGGATTTGAAGCTTTAATGTGCGATGACAGACTTACTCTCCTCACCTCTGCTTCCCAAAATACTCTTCATCCATGCTCAGAAGGATACCAGCGGAACCCTGCGTTGTCTTCTTCAGATGTTTAA